The sequence below is a genomic window from uncultured Methanobrevibacter sp..
TGTCAGAAATTCAAATTTCAAAAGTAACATAGCGCTTTTAGCAAAAGGGATATATGTTACAAATGATAATATCACTTTCAATGGAAATTCATTTTTCTTAGAATATAAAGAAGATCCAAATGCATTATTTGGAGGCATAACTGCAGACAAGTTAAAATCCTCAAATACTTTTAACAAGACAAGAATTGATACAAGTGTCAAATTCAGTGCGGAAATGATAATGGAATATTCCACATCAGGCTCAATTTATGTGACTGTTGATGGTGGAGTCATAGATAAAACTGCCATCAAGGTTATAAATCATCCTGAAGCTAAAATATCTTTCATTGATAATGTTATCACTGTTTCTAATTTGAATGTGGGCAAGTACACATTATCCGTAACAACAATTCCTGATGATGACCATAAATCTGTAGACAGTACTTTACCTATCACCGTTAAAAAAGCAACTGCAGTTATTAAGGCATCTTCTGCTACTGTTGTCCTTAAAAAAGGCACTGTTTGGGTAATTTCATTGGTCAACTCTAAAACAGGTAAACCAATCAGTAATGTGGAATTAACATTAAATGTATATACAGGTAAATCCTATAAACCTGTAAAGGTTAAAACCAATTCCAATGGGATTGCTAGTTTTAAAACAAATATTTTGACTAAAGGTACTCATAAAATTGTTGTGAGAGGCACACATGAGGGTTATAATTTTAATACTTTAACTTCCTCAATTAAAGTTATTAAACCAAAAGCTTTGAAATTCAGGTTACATAAGAAAAACAACAGTAAAAAAGGCTCTCTTGTTACTTATCAGGTTTTAGATAAAAAGACCAAAAAGGGAGTAAATGGCGTTAAGGTTAAAGTTCTCATTTATACAGGTAAAAAATTCAAAACAATTAATTTAAAAACTAAAAAAATAGGTAAATATAAGGGGATTGCAGGATTTTTCACCAATGAATATTCAGTTGGAAAGCATAAGGTTGTCATTAAACCTATTTCGATCAAATATTCAGGTTCTGGCAAGACATCTATTATAATATTGAAATCCGCTAAAAAGTATCCTGCAAAAACATCAAAAGCATGAATATTTAAGTTAAATGAGTATATTTTAGAATAATCAGTAAATTGTGGTGTGTGAATGTCTGAAAATAAGGCTATTTTCATAAGTTATTCAAGCAAAAACACGGAAATTGCTGAAAAAGCCAGAGATTATCTTGAAGAAAATGGTCTAAATTGTTGGATGGCTCCAAGAGACATCAAGACAAGTGTCAGTTATGCTCAGGCAATCATGGATGGTTTAATCAATGCTAATATGGTTCTTTTGGTATTCTCAAAAGATTCTCATGATTCAAAATATGTCCGAGAAGAGCTGAACAATGCATTCATTAGGGACAAGCCAATCTTGCCATTTAAAATTGATGATACTCTTCCAAGCGGTAGGGTTGAGTTCTTTTTGAGAAATCAGCAGTGGCTTGATGCAAGTTCTGATCCTGAAAGCTTTTTTGATGAATTGCTTGAGGATGCAAATCGTATCTTGAAGGGTATTCCGTTATCTCCTGTTGAAATTTTATTGTCTGAAAAGTTAGGGTCCAATCTGGATTCTCCAGAAAAGATTGAAGGTTTATATCAAAATATAGGCAACGTATCAAGGGTGATAATGAATTTTGATGGCATTGAGGATATGAGCGACGAGTTTGCATTGGAATACTTAAGTCAAAAGAAGAAAAAGAATTACGGCGTTATTGAGATAAACAGGTCTGAAAAAATCAAAAGGATTTTAAAAAATGTTTCATCTCCTCAGGAACCTAAAAAACGAAATATTCTGCCGTTAGTTGCAGTTGCAGCTGTAATACTTATTGCCGTTGTGTCATTTGTTGTGTTCAGCGGTAGCGGAAACGTTGATGAGGCCACCCCAACGGGAGTTGCAATTGACTATGTGCAGATGGATGATGACAGCTCAAAAGGATATGAGTGGAAATATTCATATTTCGTGTTTGGGTCTGTAACTGATGATATCGCCAATTCATCAGATTATAATGTGCATATAGAATTTTTGGATGATTCGGGAAATGTACTTGAAAAGAATGATACAAAAGTCAACAGGATTGAGGAAGGAATCCTTGCTGTCGCATATCTCAATGAGGATAATGTGAAAAAGGTCACGGCCGAATTGCGTGACGGAAACGGTAATGTAATCAATTCTGCAGAATCCAATACTATAAAATAAGGAATGTTGGTGAGATAAATGAGTCATGATGTTTATGTCTGTTATGATGATAAGAACCAGGAGATAGCGAACAAGATTTGCAATCATTTGGAAAAGAAGAGTTACCGTTGCTGGCTTAAAAGCAGAGATGTTGGAGTGGGAAACGTCATTGATGAAATGATGGAAGCCATTAACAACTCAATTTTAATGGTGCTGGTATATTCCGAAGACTCCAAGAGATCAAATTTTGTAAATACTGAAGTAGATTTTGCTTTTGGTGAAAACAAGCAGATAATAGTTTATAATATTGATGGTTCAAACTTGGACGGTGGTTTGGAGTTCCTTTTGAAAAACAAGCTCATGATTGAAGCACATCCCAACCCTGAAGGAAAGTTTGGAGAGCTTGTTAGTGCAGTTAATGAAATCACCAAACCATATGTTCCTCCATTCTGGAAAAGATATAAGATTCCAATAATTGCAGTAGTTGCAATTGTTCTGATTGCGATGGTTGGAGCATTTATCTTCACATCATCCGATGGTGGAGGAGATTCATCTGGAATGCAGGTAAATGCCGGTGATATTGCGATTAATGTCACAGACTTTCATGTGGATGACGTTACAAATGAGTCCTCCTCCTGGAACTATTCATACTTTGTAGGGGGAACCATTTCACCGAATCCAAGCAATCCCGATGACTGCAGAATCATTGTTGATTTTTATGACCAGTCCGGTGAATTGATAGATACAAGTGAAACAGTATTATCAGAGGCTCAGAAATTCAGCAGCGGATTCATTTTTGGATCTGCAGTGTCAGATACCAATAATATCAATAGGATAGATGTCCAATTGGTCAATTCCGATAATGTAATTTTAGCACAATGTGAATCTCAATTGTAAATGTGGGGAGTTAAAAATGAATACAAAGCATATCATAATTGTTGTTGCAGTTGTTGCGGTTGTCGCAATTTTTGGAGCTTATTTCATGTTGGGTGAAAATCAAGAAATAACCTCAGAACAGGTTCCCATGCGTTTAAGCAAATCTGCATATATGGAGATTCCAGACAATCCTAATGCAACACTAGAAACAGACAAAAATGGGGTTTCCCGTTATTCTGATGAAAAAGATGACATTAACATCACTGTTGCATCAAACCTGTCATTGTCATCAAGTAAAAATGAAATGGATAAGATTAAGGATTCGGTTGCTACAGGATCCAAAAAAATAGTGGAAGACAATGTTGTAATATATGAAAAGAATGGGACATATTCAGTTTTTGTTAAAAATACTCAATATAACGACACTGTACTTATTCAGTCTTCCAACAAGAACCTGCTACTTCAGTGCTTTAACAGCATTAAGTTCCATAGTCCTACGGATTCATTGAAATTCAATGATACTGGAAGTTCTAAAGGTTCAGACACTTCATCATCTAAAGTTGTTGATATTGCTCAGCAAACTCAGTCAACTGTCGAGAAATCAACCTCTTCGGCTTCTAGTTCCAGTTCAGTTTCTTCTTCAAGTTCCGGTAGCAGCTATGGAGACAGTTACAGTGATTATGTAAGCAGTTCAAGAGGTTCAGGATTAGGTGGTTCAAGTAGTTCCCATAGTTATGGTGACAGCTACGAGGATTTTGTCTAAATCATGAAAGATTGTAATTTAACTTACAATCTTTTTTTATTATTTTTTTCTATCAATTTTTCTTATTTTTACTCATTTTAACTAAACCTTTAAATACTATTAAGTTA
It includes:
- a CDS encoding toll/interleukin-1 receptor domain-containing protein, whose protein sequence is MSENKAIFISYSSKNTEIAEKARDYLEENGLNCWMAPRDIKTSVSYAQAIMDGLINANMVLLVFSKDSHDSKYVREELNNAFIRDKPILPFKIDDTLPSGRVEFFLRNQQWLDASSDPESFFDELLEDANRILKGIPLSPVEILLSEKLGSNLDSPEKIEGLYQNIGNVSRVIMNFDGIEDMSDEFALEYLSQKKKKNYGVIEINRSEKIKRILKNVSSPQEPKKRNILPLVAVAAVILIAVVSFVVFSGSGNVDEATPTGVAIDYVQMDDDSSKGYEWKYSYFVFGSVTDDIANSSDYNVHIEFLDDSGNVLEKNDTKVNRIEEGILAVAYLNEDNVKKVTAELRDGNGNVINSAESNTIK
- a CDS encoding toll/interleukin-1 receptor domain-containing protein; the protein is MSHDVYVCYDDKNQEIANKICNHLEKKSYRCWLKSRDVGVGNVIDEMMEAINNSILMVLVYSEDSKRSNFVNTEVDFAFGENKQIIVYNIDGSNLDGGLEFLLKNKLMIEAHPNPEGKFGELVSAVNEITKPYVPPFWKRYKIPIIAVVAIVLIAMVGAFIFTSSDGGGDSSGMQVNAGDIAINVTDFHVDDVTNESSSWNYSYFVGGTISPNPSNPDDCRIIVDFYDQSGELIDTSETVLSEAQKFSSGFIFGSAVSDTNNINRIDVQLVNSDNVILAQCESQL